DNA from Apis cerana isolate GH-2021 linkage group LG13, AcerK_1.0, whole genome shotgun sequence:
aattaaattttaaaaaaatattatatattttatataaaattaaaatataatagataaattaaattaattaaattggataatttatatttaatagattcaattaattagaaaatttaaaatatgatatatatatataataggtattatataaatatcttatataaataaattattaaatccctGTATgagatttcatttaataatacattaaagtataatattttttcaatatattaatattaattaatattattatattatacataataatatatatatataatattattataatatataatattatatatataatattatataatatataatattatatatataatattatataatatataatattatatattattattatatataataatattaattataataattaatattataaatattatattaataaatcagtaATATAGATTgcttattacaataaatcttaaaagaaataaataaattttctattctcttAGACTAGTTACAGCACAGCTTATATTTTGTACCATCTTGcaaagaatcaaaatattcaagaaaaattgagGATTGAAACCAcacaattgttgaaaaatcataatgaaccaatatcaataaatattttacgaaatgcTTCATATACCAAAGCTGTTATTAAGGAAAGTTTACGATTAAATCCTATCTCTATAGGAATAGGTCGTATATTACAAACTGATGTGGTTCTTAGTGGTTATAAAGTACCTAAAGGagtaagttataaattatatataaattaataaatactataagataaataaatataattcatttattgaataagacgattataagatattatattatattttatcatatttttaatttaaaaaatttttaagtataaatataagtattttaaaatataattttttttatataactttatttaaatcatttttttactcatatatatttaaaaaaatttttattgtatatttcatatttttcaaattttttacttaattaatatattttttgattcatttttcatagaGTGTTGTTGTAAcgcaaaatcaaattatttgtcgTCTACctgaatattttgaagaacCGGATTTGTTTATACCAGAAAGATGGTTGCGTgaacattcaaaaaataataataaaataaattataaaaaaacagtaCATCCATATGTATTATTACCTTTTGGTCATGGACCTAGATCTTGTATTGCTAGACGTTTCGCAGagcaaaatatgcaaatattattactgagagtaagtttatatttcttttgttaattcttatagatatataatacttagaattattagaataatataatattatataaaatatataaagagatataagtaatatattatattatatattatatatatatgattatatatgattctatataaaatatatagaattatataatattatcatataatatgataatattaaaattattatttaatataatatgattatattatcacattaattatgataatataatcataaaatatataaaataatattgtaaaaattatatttcattctttaaaattaattaaaattctttattctttaaaaaataaattagattgattttaatttattttaatttaactttcttgcaagttatagaaatttttattaatctattatatgtataacatatattattgttcaaaatcatttataaaatatatacatgtaaatgttcaaataattttatatgaaatttgaatttaataataaaaaaaatttgaatttaataataaaaaaatttgaataataaatttgaattttatacaaaagttcaacaataaaaagtaagttttcttttttgtaaaaaatacacttaaattatattacaatttttggaattacatctaaaatgatgattattatttctacaatttttgttATGAAATAGAATTAGTATATGATGTAAGGagcattatgatatatttgaatgtgcaattcttcaaatattttcattctgttATTATCTTACTTCatttaatggaatattaatttttataaaaatatcgaatttataaatctataaagatgtgtaacttattatatatatatatataaatatatatatatatatatatatatataataagttacacacatatatatatattatatcatataaagatatattttcttttaatgagtaacacattttaaattttaataagtttgatattattttgaaaattattttttattaatgagttTTTATAtcctctattattttttattaatttattaattaataaaataatcaattaataatcaattaatttattgtttttctttaatatttattattattattttgttaatcattcctaaatatatttgcaaattcaaaatatattttttattaatttcttttaaattttacatagaattatagaattgtACATAGAAACTAtgtccaaatatttttaagaatataattatataattattggataaaaaaaattttattatgttatgattcgttttatatttaataacatatattatgaattcaattatatctaattattataatattaatatatattctatctatCATAATTCAGTTAACAATGAAAAGTATTATACTAtcatatagtattatataaaaattataaaaagtaacgaaaattttattatcataaactttaaattttttcaaatgttttttacacaattaaaaatatgcaaatattttatattatattaatcataatcataagaaatatattttttttgttttatgtagATATGTCGACGCCTTAAAATTTCTTGGCATGGAGATGATCTTGGAatgatatctttattaattaacaaaccAAATGcactattaaaatttagttttcatgatatcttaaataataattctgcttaaaaaaaaacaaattataaactaaaatatattattttaaataaaaaaatatatggaaataaagaaagtacaatattaagtaaaaaacaaattgcaatttattatatactttataatcaaattataatgattaatttgtatgttataattagtaatataatattgtaaccatataaatatttgagaataagaattaattctttaattataagtcATATATTTAGGAGTTGCAGAAAATTTAGCATAAGATTTAATTACTTTGTTGACAGCTTCTAAAAAGTCTTTTTCCGTAGCTACCTTACGACGTGCACGAATTGCAAACATACCAGCTTCTGTACAAACAGAACGAATTTCAGCTCCAGTACTATTAGGGCACAAACGTGCAAGAAGTTCAAATCTGATGTCTCTTTCTACACTCATTGAACGtgcatgaattttaaaaatatgtgttCGTCCTTCTAAATCCGGTAATCCGAATTCTACTTTTCTATCTAAACGTCCTGGTCGCATCAATGCTGGATCTAATGTATCTGGTCTATTTGTTGCcattaatactttaatattaccTCGTGGGTcaaaactgaaataaaatcatataaatataataatattcttatttatattattaattattaataaacttaaaattaataaaaattaattagaatatataaggaaaaaaaaatattttttacccatctaattgattaataagtTCAAGCATAGTACGTTGTACTTCATTATCACCACCAGCTCCATCATCAAATCGAGCTCCTCCAATAGCatcaatttcatcaaaaaatattaaacaagctTTTTTACTACGTGccatttcgaataattctctTACCATGCGAGCAccctattatatataataataataataatgataacaacaacaataattattttttccattatttattccattatttaaaatattcataacgaattaaaatacgaaataaacgaattaaaatgcactaatttaattctaatcaaaaatattttttaaaaatatatttatagataaattcaataatagaaataatgaaatatttgtattgattttacatatacattattacaaatacattatcataattaaatgataactcaactaaattatttgaaaacataaaatattattcaaatattataaaagaattttattgcttCATGTTTTAGTttctcaataaattattatttttagagatatagaaaaaatatttagttagtttgatatttttgcattctttataaacaattttatttgaataatatttataaacaaaatgaaataaatttaaaaaaataatagaataaacaataaataaattttattgattacatatataaattaaaatttaatataaaaattaataattatattttttttgaatcatataaattatttaggactaattattttttatttatatttttttatttttataatatttttatatattcacatatatcttatttttgcattctttataaattatttgtattgtatttgtataaatagaataaataatattataaaaattttttattgcattaatattttttaaaacaattagattaaaacaaatcatttaattaacaatttagatagataaataaataaataatttatatataattcattatcatatattgaacatatatatatatatattttcaaaatgagcatttttttactttttaaaaatatttaatatgtaaatatatataacatataaataattattatattatataaataagaaaaactttaaactattaataaaaatacaaattcattaataggaacaaaaaatatttgaaaataaataaaaatattttaaaaagtgttAGTttgtgttatatatttatattatatttgctagattttttcatttttttatataaatacatactaTTTTGAagttaaagtttataataaagtcattatattatacttacctCACCAACATATTTTTGAACTAATTCTGAACCAATCACACGAATAAAACAAGCATCTGTTCTATTAGCTACAGCTCTAGCACATAAAGTTTTGCCTGTACCCGGTGGTCCAAATAACAATACTCCTTTAGGTGGTTCAATTcccaaattaacaaatttttctggctataataaataaattattatattttttaatattatctgatattagtagaaattattatatctatttttctgtatgaataaaaattgtaattcaataattataaaatgctaACATGTAACAAAGGTGTTTCAACAActtctcttaatttttcaatttgttcttTGCAACCTCCAACATCACTATATGTGACATCAGGTTTCTCTTCAACTTGCATCATTGTTACAGTTGGATCAATTTTTGGTGGAAGTGGAATATGAATCTGATATTTATTGCGATCTACTCCTACTCGCATACCTTCTTCAATATCAGTTGGAGCAACTGAATCTGCTAAATCAACtacaaattttgcaaattgttttacatttataatatatttaggaTCATCAgaatttgcattaattattttagtacAACGTGCAACTTGTAATGGTTGCTCATTTTGTAAAGTTTGTTTATCTGCAGCTAAATCCCATAAAGCAGGTGGTGCAAGACCAGTATCAGACTCTTTAATTCCAGTTAATTCATTAAcacgtttaattattgtttgtaTATCTTCTTCAACAGCTTTAATACTTTTTGTATATTGTCCTTGaccctatataaaaaaatatgttaattttatcttagaaaataatttcaaaaatttttatttttaaatctattacaaatctattattcttaaatttattttaaatttataaaaaaaattatttttttttttcaaaattattacatatagtttTACTTACATAAGTTTTAAGTAAAGCAATATCTCCTTCATCCAAagctgaaatttaaataaattttattatatctcgaCAATTAAaggcaaataatatttaattaaaacctacattttatttctttttcttcttttccttcttcactTTTTACTTTTCGCATATCTTCTCCTAGATGATCaggcatttttattttaattaattaagttctTTTTAGCGTTAAAAACAAGTGtattttgttcaataaataaagaaattgataaaaatcggATTTAAGGTTAGGTTTTTACTTGCCATTACTAGCGAAAACACAAAATTTTTGACTGACCTCTATAGTAATAAATGTAAACTATTATTTCTTGTATCAATCCAAtcttgtgtatatataaataaaaatttacagttacatttatttgaattataataatttatatataaaattttatattgttattagtttgtattaatattattatagtaacatattatattatattggcatataatattttgcataatttttaatatttatagtattattaaatcatatttttatttataaaaaaaactatttttcaggatatcaagaaatttaaattaattttaaaatatattttatgatgatattattatgatttataatattatttgtgaatttaaactaaacatttaatttaaacatatattattacttaattacatttaatatttcgtacaacattttattattatattaaataaagtaccaagataaattatattaaaataatattattgttgaacaatttacaaaaaattttcatattatacgtgaaatataaaattataaaatttctttacatataatacacaatatacaattaatttattatttttatttattataaaatgatatattagttatattattataaaataatatatagttattatttataaaaagagt
Protein-coding regions in this window:
- the LOC107996987 gene encoding 26S proteasome regulatory subunit 7: MPDHLGEDMRKVKSEEGKEEKEIKSLDEGDIALLKTYGQGQYTKSIKAVEEDIQTIIKRVNELTGIKESDTGLAPPALWDLAADKQTLQNEQPLQVARCTKIINANSDDPKYIINVKQFAKFVVDLADSVAPTDIEEGMRVGVDRNKYQIHIPLPPKIDPTVTMMQVEEKPDVTYSDVGGCKEQIEKLREVVETPLLHPEKFVNLGIEPPKGVLLFGPPGTGKTLCARAVANRTDACFIRVIGSELVQKYVGEGARMVRELFEMARSKKACLIFFDEIDAIGGARFDDGAGGDNEVQRTMLELINQLDGFDPRGNIKVLMATNRPDTLDPALMRPGRLDRKVEFGLPDLEGRTHIFKIHARSMSVERDIRFELLARLCPNSTGAEIRSVCTEAGMFAIRARRKVATEKDFLEAVNKVIKSYAKFSATPKYMTYN